The sequence below is a genomic window from Rhinolophus sinicus isolate RSC01 chromosome X, ASM3656204v1, whole genome shotgun sequence.
AGGGACCATCTCAATGTGCCTCAGCCTACTGGATACCTAGATGTGTTGGGTTCTTAAATTTTCCTGGGACCTATCTCTCATCCTGTGGTGAAATATTTGCTGCTTCTTAGCGTCAGGCCCAATCAACAAGTCATTAATGAAGCAGACCAGCATAATGTCTTGGGACACAGTGAGATGATAAAGTCAGTCCCTGGGGACTTAATTATGATAATGTACCAGAGAATTGAAGGGACAGTGCTGGGGAGGGCCTCCTTTTGACCTTTCTTTGTATACTTGTCTTCAGTCCTTGAGTCAGGAAGCCCCTGTGGGAATTCTTCTATCTGCCTATTGTGTTTATTCCAATTCTGCAATCAGGAACTGGGGAAAGAGCCACAGGGGTGCCCACAGCAACACAGACATAGATTAAgacttcatttctgactagtgGACTACAGTGGCATTCTATGTCCCCAGGAGAAAGTGGGAGGAAGGTTTAAAATACAGTATACACTTGTAGTGTTATGGGGATCTGGCTTCCTCTTTACTTGAAGGCTCTGAGCCTGTGGACTGATTGGGTCTCGGAATTAGATGAGGGGCCATGATCTTCCATTGTGGTGATTCAAGGCAGGCTGCCATTCACCAGACCTAGAGATTCTGTTGTTGGTTGTATGGGTTATACAGATCATGGGCTACTATAGGTAGCCTACTAACAGGACACCATGATCAGTTAACCACTCCAAAAGGGAAGTAACCATTCTGGTTCCAGTTGCCAGTCCTGCTGCCTATCATGATTCCCATCCTATTACCGAGAATTAGTGCCACCACTTGGCCTCTACTACTCCATGATCCAAATCATTCCCACTGAGAGCTCAAGCCTGTTTCCATGGCAGTGCTTCCCGCCTCCTTTCCCCGACTAGTTTTGAAGAACCTTTACCAAATTTTGTCCAAGTGTTTTCGTGAAAGGAATGTCCCTTGAGCGCTCTCAGGGGATGTAATTAAGGGGTGTGCCAGTGGGATGCACATAACAATTCCATTCCAACATTCCAACCTCCCTGAGAATTGAGATTGGAGACAACGAGGGATGGAAGGTGTGGGGCACAAGGAGAATTGGCATTCCATTGCTCAGTAACTGACCAGCTGATTTCATTACAAGATCTCCAAGAAAGGCAGGATCAGCCTCATCAGACAGTGGGGGAGGAGCTGCTTCTGCTGGTAAGGGAAGGTCCATGGGGTTTCTGGGTTCAGAAGacatagattcattcattcaacaaattcttACTGAGCATTTTCTAGGAGCTGGATCTATAGTGGTGAACAGAATAGACAAAACTTTCCTGGCTTCAGAAGGCTAATATTCTAGTGAAGAGATAAATAATAAGCCAGGTACACttaaggaagagagaagaatgtgCCTGGAGTAGTCCTGAATAGCCAAGAGGCAGtgtggtgtattagtttcctagggctaccataacaaattaccccaaactgggtggctttaaacaacagaaatttgttttctcacaattctgaaggctggaagtctgaaaccACTCCaatctcttcctccatcttcacatgctCTTTGTCTCTTCTgtgtgttcttttccttcttttctaagaacacttgtcattggatttgaggtccacctgggtaatccaggacAATTTCATCTTGAGAtacttaattacatctacaaaaaccctttctctaaataaggtcacattcatagggTCCAGGAGTtaggacatatcttttggggggaccATTTTTCACCCCACTAAACAAGGGAAGCAGAGGAGAGACATGGCCTGAAGGGCTTTGACCAGAGGAGAGACATGGCCTGACTTACAGTTTAATGGCTCTTTCcagctgctgtgttgagaagaCACTATAGTTGGAAAGAGTAGAAGCAGCGGGAACTGCAGGAAGCCACTGAAAAAAATCTAGGAGAACCAGAATGATGGCATGGACTACAGTTGACAGCAGTGAGGGtggtgaaaaaaaatcaggttcTGCATCTCTTTTGAAAGCAAAGCTGACAGGCTTAGCTAACAGATCCGTTGAGTGTTGGAAAAAGGTGAAGCCCATAGAACCATCAGTGAATACCTCAAACTTATTCAGCCAAACATGTATCAGTgaagtattataaaataatgggGCAAGTAATGAACTACTCATGGGTTGGTTGATACTGGGGACTTTGGTTATCTATAAAAAGtcaatttatatcattattattattaccttggcatacaccaaaataaattcccGATAGATGAAAAGTTACATGAAGAAAAGCTAGtcatcaatctttttttttttttttttttttttgccacagtaaaatgaaagtgaaaaatttcTATTCTTTGGATGGTGGAGGAATGGAAGAAAAGCAATACCTGTCCTCTTTGTTTAGCAGCAACTCACTAGAAAACATATTGACAAAAGATTCCATTTACAATCGCAATAAAGAATCGAATAACTAGGGATCAATCAAGTCCGCAGAGGCTAGGTTAAGAACCCCCCACTTGAGACAGAAGAgcaagaagagagaagagcaaaGACAGAAGGGAAGAGGGCTTGAACCAGAAGCTGCTACTTCCTGGCTGTCCAATTCCGCAGACATTAGTGGCCTGTGACTATAGAGCACTTGACAGGGACACCCGTTCGTGGAGTTCAAACAGAaatgtgctgtaaatgtaaaaCACACCTGAAAGACTTggtacaaaacaaaaaagtaaaatatcccATTCGtaatgttgaaatgatatttcgGATCACagggttaaataaaatttgttattaaaataaatttcttttcccCGTGCGGCTGctggaaaatttaaaagttcACGAGTGGCTCGCACTCTATTCCTATTGGCCAGCGCTGCTCTAGCTGGATGGCAATTGCAAGCAGCAAAGGGCTTTCAACCTCACAGTGGCTTAACGTCTTTATATTTCAATCGGGCCTGATCAGACAACAACCTTAAAGGGATGGTGAGAGGAAGCAACGAGCTACAGTAACAGCGTACTCAGCCAGGTGCCCACAACCGGGTTAAACCCAGTAAACGTAAGTGAACAGAGGCATGTGCCGCCAGGGCGGGCTAAGCTTGGGATCCCAGCCGGGGCTGCCAAGGGAGGGATCCAGGCCCAAGCACTACCGCACGCGCATGCGCAGGCGCGTCATCACTGGGGCCGAGCCCGGCAGACTGTGGCGGCGTCCCGCGCGCGCCTCAGGTCCGGCCCCTTTCTCCTGACCCCGCCGCACGTCGCGGCACGCACGGGGCGGTGCAGAGGTGGGCGGGTTCTAGCGGCGCGGCCTGAAGGCGGCGGGAGTCTATAATCCCTCTCTTGGCGGTGGCCCACGCGGCTCGCACGCTGTGTGGGGCAACATGGCGGACATGGAAGGTAGGGGACGTTCCCTCGCGTTTGGTAGGGCTGGGTATCTCCGGCCGGGGCCAGCTCTGCTTGCTCGGAGGGCCGGGGGAGGTGGACGGCGTCGGGGCCCGAGCTCTGCTGGTTCCAGCCGCTGGATTGGCCCGGTCGCCGCCGGGCTTCCTGCCGGCCTTGCTCCTTGGCTTTGGCTCTGCGGGTGAGGGCAAAAAAGCGGGAGGCTCTCGTGATGAGGTGGCGCCGCGAGGCCCGGGCTTTCTGCTGACGGCACAGCCCCTTTAGGGCCCGGGTCGCCATGGAAAGGCGTTGGCCGTGCGGGTGACCCTGCGATGGCAGGAGACCTAGCAGTACCTGTGCCGCCGGCAGCTCAGATGCCACGGTCTGCGCCACACGATGAGGAGAGGAAAGGGTGGTTGGAACGGGCGTGGAAGAAAAGGGGCCGAGGGGCTCCAGCGTGGGCATAGGTCCAACAGGCAAGAAAGTTCAGGAGGTCACAAACTCGCGTGGACAGTCAAGCGATCACTTATGGAACTTTCCGGCCTCGCGGGCCGAGCGCTTCTGCGGCGTGTTTAAGCCCCGCCACGGCCACGTGGTGAACCGATCGGAAGCTGACATGTGCGACTGCTTGCAGTCAGTTACTGAGCCGTGCAACCCACGTATTTGGCCTTACACAGTTTGTTTTCCCCAGTAATTCTGGGCCAAACATCCATTTAATACCTGCCCTGGTTTCAGGCTCTATTTTAAACTTTGTTGCATTTATTTGCGGGGATAACTCCCAAAttgggatttgtttgtttgtttttagtacttATTTTGCCGAAGAAgcataagaagaaaaaagggcTGAAGTCATTACCAGAAGAAGATGTAGCAGTGAGTAGGAatatgttttactttgttttgacTAAAAAAGACCGCTTAGATAACCAAttacagaaaactttttaaaggttTTGAAGAAATTTGGTGGTTGGTGGTTTCACAACCCCAGCCAACCTAAGCGTCTCCTGTCGGGTAGTTTCCTAAGTGGTCTTGGCCTCACCAGCCCCTTTCCCTGCAATTTTCTCTCTTATCCCACCTGCAGACCCGCtgtccctctttttctttaaatagctgTATCCATCTTGGGGGCACTTAATTTAACCTTCTGACATCCTGGCTCATTTCTGCTCTTTCCCGGGAGGTCTCAGTGAAGAGCGTAGACTACCTTCTTTTCTATTGAAAGGGCATAGGCTTCTGTGGTAGTAATGGAATTGTTCAAAATCAGGTGGGAAGTCTAATAGGGTATGTTTCTGTCCCATGGAAGGAAATACAACACGTTGAAGAATTTCTCATCAAACCTGAATCCAAAGTGGCTCAGTTGGACACATCTCAGTGGCCTCTGTTGCTAAAGGTATGTGGTTAAGATTGTACATCACGTGAGTGCTTAATACTGGCATTCTTTGCTAAGGAAATGCCCGGGGATACGGTCTAAAGCAGTGTTCCTCAAGGTGTCCGAGATGAAGGACCAAgtgagtatttttatttccaatgcACCCAACACTGTCAccgaatacatttaaaatgttgaaacgACATCGAACTGCTCTCAGAGTTTATAAACAATTACTTCTTCAGTTCCTGTACTTAACGCCACCTTACAGACTTGTGCCAATTTGTGGGCCACACTTGAAGTAGAACTGCTTTAGTGCTTGAGAAGCATATGGGCTTTGAAGCCAGACCAATTTGGGTCAGGCAGTGTGTGAACTTGGGCcaatcatttaacctctttgaggctgtttgttcataatattctctcTTAGTAAGACAAGCTGAGGGCTGTGGGAGGTAATTCATGAAATGTGTTTAGCCAGTGTCTGGTGTGTAACATGTCCTCTAGAAATTATTGACTGTTGTGTTGGGGTGTAAATAGAGTAGTAATGATTTGAATTACAGGCTTCACAAATAATGTAATGGGCACCAGCTCTGAGATTAGGAGAAAAGGTTAAGGGAGAAAAAGTTACTGAGAACACCCTTTGATCAAGTATTTTGATAAAATGTGTATGTAATGGCAAAAGAATAAGATTTGCTTATATAATTGAGCACAGTTGAGTTTCTGCTTGACCAGATGTATCTTCCATTTAGATAGCATCTTTTCTGTTGTAggccctgtgtggggacagagacccagaaagcagtttccaggctctcggcctctgatagaaagctgctggctcaggtagtaaatggccatcaactgtgattgcatggccatcagctgtggctagttggccgtcagctgtaaccagtgagccattggacactaatataactgctgtggctacgctagtagaaaatgggggctagcaagaagatggtggctgagctaacaagagcggattgcagagagacggatgccgccagtgagaatatagtgatatgactcccctacttatggctccgtgggtgttcctttttggcctcaccatatcctgcgttcttatgtggggactgggagcagagaccccgcctgccgccctgcatgacacatggcgcagcgagcggGGTCTCTCCGGCcggactccccgcacgacaccctgGGAATATGTCAATGAACCTGGTAGGCAAAGTCCCTATTGTCATGGAACTTAGAATGTAGGGGTGGGTAGgagatagtttaaaaaataactgttctTTGTGTAAAAAATGATTGCTATTTGTGGTAAGTACCATGACAAAATGAAACTGGGTGATATGAAAAATGAGCTTCAGTTGAGGGGAGCTCTTTCAGACCAGTGGTTAAGCCTCAGAAAGGAGGAGAGTGAAAAGGAGCAGGCATGAGAAAAGCAGAGCTAGGAGCTTCTGGAACAGGAACAAGCTAATTATGTTTGAGAGACATTGTTGCCAGTCCTCAATTAGGCTATCTTTTGTCCCTGAGAAAATCAAAGCcagtccatattttattcataaaacttCACAGTGAAGCCCAGTCTGCTCTGTGGTACCCCAAGAAGtctctattaggttggtgcaaaagtaattgtagtttttgcaattgtttttaaccttttaaactgcagttacttctGTACCAGCCTAATAGAAGAGTGATCAGATTTGCCTTATTTATCCATCCAGAATGTGTTTATTGGGATGGTTCCTCATCCTGATTCAGGGTGCTTTTAGTGCTGCTGCCTTCTGAAGCAGCATCCTTCTGTAAGCCTTGCTTTTCCTCCTGTAGGCTCACAGAAGACAGTGGATCAGCCAGCACACAAGACTAGCGTTTATACATGGCTAAGGACAGTGATTTTATAGCCTCCTGGGCATTTCACAGCCATGAAGGGGAGTTGGGGTTCTGTCCCGGGCACTTTTTCTTGCGATCCTCTTCTCTTCTGGAGAGGGATGTTCTCATGGGGAGGTGGTCAGGaagaaatttgtctttttcttactcgGGTGAATTTTCCAGTATGTAAGCAGGTTTAGTCTGTCACAGCAGATAATGAACATATAGGAGCAACATCCAAGTTTGTGTACAGTAACAGTAACCATGGCACGGTTGGTGGTATTTCTAACTCtggttttacatatattaatggcttattaagtttattttgtgtTGTATCATTGCTTTCTAGAACTTTGATAAGCTAAATGTAAGGACGACACACTATACACCTCTTCCTTGTGGTTCAAGTCCTCTGAAGAGGGAGATTGGAGATTATATCAGGTAAGTGTTGGGAGCAAGCACTGTTCAAACTTGAGTTCTGTTCACAATAACCCGTTCACATGAGTTATTCAAGGAGGTAGTGGTATCGTAGAATTGCATTGCCCTAAACCTCATAGAACCTGTACCCATGGTCAACTCTTCATTTTTACTCttcaaatttagtttttattagaGGATCGGAGCTGATGGCCCAGtaatttcttttccattctaGGACAGGTTTCATTAATCTTGACAAGCCCTCCAACCCCTCTTCCCATGAGGTGGTAGCCTGGATCCGACGGATACTTCGGGTGGAGAAGACAGGACACAGTGGTACTCTAGACCCCAAGGTGACTGGCTGTTTAATCGTGTGCATAGAACGAGCCACTCGCTTGGTAAAATCACAGCAAAGTGCAGGTACGTGGAAGAGGTGGCTAACTTGAGACTGGAAGGCTTTGtgcatttcctttcccttctacTTACGTGTTGGCTCTTGGAAATTATTTCTTCCATAGTAAAAAGACCCTAAGCAGGGCTACTTTTGCTTTCTATGCACCTTCTGTCCTCTGCCGGACCCTGGTTTGCCTTTCTTGGAGTTCCAGGTACTGTGTGCTGTGTGCACACTGAGGCAGACCTGCATCCGACCAGCTCTTAGTTTATCACTCCAGGCTCCTGAACTCTGTGCTGCTGCTTTGGCTTGAAGTGCCTTTCCCTCATTTTCATCAGGGAACATTCTCCTACTTGACCTTGCGAAGTTTTTTCCAGGCAGGCTCTACACTGGGTACTCCAACTGTCCCTGTGAACACATTGAAACTTGAACCCTGATGAGAGAAAGTGTCTTTATTCCTTTCCCATGTCTGTACCATGCAATCTTAAGGAGGTCAAATTGCCTGCTTTTCCTGCTGCACAAAATGGGAGTGATAcgagtatataaaaatacagaaaactcaGTGGCCGCACCTGACTactcttttgtcattttttcagGCAAAGAGTATGTGGGAATTGTCCGGCTACACAATGCTATTGAAGGGGGGACTCAACTTTTTAGGGTAAGTCTGTAATTGTAGGGAGGGCATCCTTTGGCAACGTGGATCTCTGAGCCCCTAGACATCTGGAGACTGGTCAGCTTTCCTGGCTGGCGTCTCTTGTGCCCCCTTCAGTGGGCTGCCTTAGCCAGCCTGGACAGGTGACTACAAATGGCAGGGGCACTTCCAGCCATGTCCCTTCTGAGGAGAGGGTTCTGATCAGCACTGAGCCATCCTTGTGTGgttgaagaaaagcaaaaagcattTTAGATCTTAAATGATTGAAAGAAACCTGTGCATTTCAGTTGTGTCTTTAAACTCCCAAAATGTGCCCTTTGATCTTATTTGAGAGTCCATGCAATGAGAGTCTTTATTTTGGTTTGTGCTTCTTCTCAGGCCCTAGAAACTCTGACAGGTGCCTTATTCCAACGACCCCCACTTATTGCTGCAGTAAAGAGGCAACTCCGAGTGCGGACCATCTACGAGAGCAAAATGATTGAGTATGATCCTGAAAGAAGATTAGGTGGGTCATTAGGCCTATGAGGAATTGAATTAACATAGACCACAGGGGGGTAGGAATGCTTCCTTGAAAACTGCTCTGTTGGTAAAAGTCAATGCCCTTAGTATATGGTGCAGTCCTGGCCTGTGTCTGTCGTCTCTAGTCTCACTGGCTCAGGTCTGGGTTTCTCAATTGGTGATGTGtttactttggaaaatgtttactacttttgtgtgtatgtgtgtcttagGAATCTTTTGGGTGAGTTGTGAGGCCGGCACCTACATTCGGACGCTGTGTGTGCACCTTGGTTTATTATTGGGAGTTGGCGGTCAGATGCAGGAACTTCGGAGAATTCGTTCTGGAGTCATGAGCGAAAAGGTACACACCATGGTGGGACAAGAAGTTTTAGAGCTGGTACTTAATATAGTCTATCCCTGGGTGTAACTCTGTCTGCTTCACGTCCTGGGAAAGGCAGTTTCCAAAGTGTTGAGTTCAGTTCAGGGCAGCTCCCCCTGTTCTGTTAATTAAACTTTGGGACATTGAAACAGGCTAGGGAAGATGATTGGATAGAAAGCCTTACTCTATTCATTTACTTCCCAGCCTACAGAAATGCTTGCTCAGATTTAAATATATGATCAGTTCATGATAATCAGCAATTAAAGACGTCCAGAGAGGAGGGATTCTAAATGACTGAAGACCAATGAGCTTAGACTTGGCAGACAAGACTAAATTCATTCAGTGTTCGGAATTTGGGGTCCATTGGGCTATTTGAACAATGGCACTGTGTTCATACATCGCTGCTCTTCAGGACCACATGGTGACAATGCATGACGTGCTTGATGCCCAGTGGCTGTATGACAACCACAAGGACGAGAGTTACCTGCGGCGAGTTGTGTACCCTTTGGAAAAGCTGTTGACATCTCATAAACGGCTGGTTATGAAAGACAGTGCAGTAAGTTCTGGGCTTTAAGTCCATGTTTGGACAAAATGTGACTCCAAAGATGACATGTGATCCATATTCTGAAAACTTTTCTACTCGAGGAGATGAAACATGATTTTGTGAACTTATTTTCCTtagggtttcttttcctttcttttttggtttcGTAGATTGGATTCTGGACtcgtttttccttatttttttgttaatagtGGAAGCATTTatgattaactttttaaattaaatcaatacCAAACACTAAATGCAAGTAAAAGTTTAATGCTAGGTCtaattgcatttcaaaataaggcaaattagttaaatattttcctaGAGTCTATAAAACCTAAACATCACTGGGCCTTTCAAACCTTTTTTATTAGCATATTTACTAAATAACATTGGGAGTAGTCCTCTTAATGATGCAAGTAAATATGCAATTAATTATGTCAATTTGGGTTTCCTCTTCAGTAGTGATTTAAGGATGAGTTTCTTTCCAAGTAGTACAGAATTTTGTAAATAGCCTCTTTTATGTTTGTACGTTTTTATATGTTTGATGTGTCTTTTATATGTTATACATAGTTCATAATAAAAGACAGAATAAAGAGGTATACTGAAGCATGCCACTATGACAATAGCcacataaaacagaaacataattGTCACATACCTTCCTTATGCTGGGGTCAAAGTGGTAGCttctgggtgatttttttttaatttaaaattattttttattaaagtttattggggtgacaattgttagtaaagttacacagatttcaagtgtacagttctgtattacatcatttatatatcacattgtgtgttcaccacccagagtcagttctctttctatcaccatatgttgGAACTTATGGGTGAATTTAAGGGGGGGGGGTTGGAATACTGTCAGCAGAAGAAACCTAGGTGAGTGAAGACAAGATGGGACAAGGCAGGTGGATGCATTGAGTGTCATTGAACTCTGGGAGAGGTGGCCTTCACTCGTACCTGGTGGCCTATAGGTTATGCCAAAACGTATTTGCATTGGCTCAGCAGGCCTTGTAATCTGGCTTGTGAGTTACTTTGGGAACCTGCTATTACCCAGATCTCCCAATAAATCTAATCGGTCTCTAGTTCTGTCCAAATTTTTCCTTAACATAAGGCATAGAGAAGAACAGTTAAGGAAAACTAAGTCTGGGTTTGGGTTGAAGATAAAACCACCTTTCAGTCACACAGATGTACAAGGAGTATCTATGTTAAGGCCTCTAACATTTCTACGCCAGTGTGTGTAAAGTGCCTAGTGCACGGTGCATGGCTGCTGTCACTCGAAGTCCCTTCATGTGCCGATTGCAGCCAATGGCTGTCAGTGCTGTTGGCaccatttcacaggtggggatGTGCTCGCAGGTCCCTTCCTCCTTGTCCGCCTTTGCTCTGatgtgggtgtggggtggagggCAGTGCTTCGGGCTCTCATGGGTGGTGCCATCCCTGTAGGTGAATGCAATCTGCTATGGGGCGAAGATCATGCTTCCGGGTGTTCTTCGATACGAGGACGGCATTGAAGTTAATCAGGAGATTGTGGTCATCACCACCAAAGGGGAAGCAATCTGCATAGGTAAGAGGGGAAGGCGCCCCTGGCCCTTCTGTACCCTCAGAGCTAGGCTCATGAAGAGCAGGTCCCTGTGTCCTGCCCCCTCGCTCTCATCTCGCTCTATTGCCAAGCACCTGAAGGGGTGGTCACAGTGAAGGGCCATGTCAGAAGGGCCAGGCGAGGCAGCAGTAAGTGGGGCTTCCCCTTGTGCCACAGGCTGCTGTTAGAGGCCATGTCTCAGCAGCTTGGCTGTCCAGTGAAGAGAGGGAATCAATGAGTGGGAATGTATGTCTGGTAATCGATGAAGGGCCTTAGCCCACCCCGTCTGTATAGCCACATGCACACCCTCAGAAGAGGGCACCTCAGT
It includes:
- the DKC1 gene encoding H/ACA ribonucleoprotein complex subunit DKC1, yielding MADMEVLILPKKHKKKKGLKSLPEEDVAEIQHVEEFLIKPESKVAQLDTSQWPLLLKNFDKLNVRTTHYTPLPCGSSPLKREIGDYIRTGFINLDKPSNPSSHEVVAWIRRILRVEKTGHSGTLDPKVTGCLIVCIERATRLVKSQQSAGKEYVGIVRLHNAIEGGTQLFRALETLTGALFQRPPLIAAVKRQLRVRTIYESKMIEYDPERRLGIFWVSCEAGTYIRTLCVHLGLLLGVGGQMQELRRIRSGVMSEKDHMVTMHDVLDAQWLYDNHKDESYLRRVVYPLEKLLTSHKRLVMKDSAVNAICYGAKIMLPGVLRYEDGIEVNQEIVVITTKGEAICIAIALMTTAVISTCDHGIVAKIKRVIMERDTYPRKWGLGPKASQKRLMIKQGLLDKHGKPTDSTPATWTQEYVDYSDVKKEVLPETVKAEKRRRQSESDETSPASPQLIKKGKKKKKDKKAKAAEESADEPGDGDSDTTKKKKKKKKIKVEVLSG